From one Triticum aestivum cultivar Chinese Spring chromosome 4B, IWGSC CS RefSeq v2.1, whole genome shotgun sequence genomic stretch:
- the LOC123093133 gene encoding low affinity sulfate transporter 3 — protein MESSSAAAVETAVTVPSPSTFDVSRRPDTAGLVLNSPRPPSLREELVGVVGKAFRPHGSGHGGDRRPPRWAWALAALQAVFPVLQWGRTYTLKSFRSDVMAGLTLASLGIPQSIGYANLAKLDPQYGLYTSVVPPLIYAVMGTSREIAIGPVAVVSLLLSSMVQKVVDPAVDPVTYRTLVFTVTFLAGVFQVSFGLFRLGFLVDFLSHAAIVGFMGGAAIVIGLQQLKGLLGLSRFTNSTDVVAVAKAVFSALHDPWHPGNFFIGCSFLIFILATRFIGRKYKKLFWLSAISPLLSVILSTAAVYATKADKHGVKIIREVHAGLNPSSVKLIQLNGPYTTECAKIAIICAVIALTEAIAVGRSFATIRGYKLDGNKEMIAMGFSNVAGSLSSCYVATGSFSRTAVNFSAGARSTVSNIVMAATVFIALEFFMKLLYYTPMAVLASIILSALPGLIDIREACNIWRVDKMDFLTCLGAFLGVLFGSVEIGLGVALAISFAKIIIQSLRPQVEVLGRLQGTNTFCSVRQYPVACRTPAVQVIRIDTSFLCFINATFIKERIMEWVRAEVDTSNEKVRERVHSVVLDMSNVVNIDTSGLVGLEETHKELESLGIQMAIASPGWQAIQKMKLAHVVDRIGEDWIFLTVGEAVEGCLTAHKGSAMEC, from the exons ATGGAGTCGTCGTCCGCCGCAGCTGTCGAGACGGCCGTCACGGTGCCGTCGCCGTCGACATTCGACGTGTCCAGGCGGCCCGACACGGCCGGCCTCGTGCTCAACAGCCCCAGGCCGCCGAGCCTGCGCGAGGAGCTCGTCGGCgtggtcggcaaggcgttccgcccGCACGGGAGCGGCCACGGTGGTGACCGCCGGCCGCCGCGGTGGGCGTGGGCCCTGGCCGCGCTGCAGGCCGTGTTCCCGGTGCTGCAGTGGGGGAGGACCTACACGCTCAAGTCCTTCCGGAGCGACGTCATGGCCGGCCTCACGCTCGCCAGCCTCGGCATCCCGCAG AGCATTGGATACGCCAATCTAGCGAAGCTGGACCCCCAGTATGGCCTTT ACACGAGCGTGGTGCCGCCGCTGATCTACGCGGTGATGGGGACGTCGAGGGAGATCGCCATCGGGCCCGTCGCGGTGGTGTCGCTGCTGCTGTCGTCCATGGTGCAGAAGGTGGTCGACCCGGCCGTGGACCCCGTCACCTACCGCACGCTCGTCTTCACCgtcaccttcctcgccggcgtctTCCAGGTCTCCTTCGGCCTCTTCAG GCTGGGGTTCCTGGTGGACTTCCTGTCGCACGCGGCGATCGTGGGGTTCATGGGCGGCGCCGCCATCGTCATCGGGCTGCAGCAGCTCAAGGGCCTCCTCGGCCTCTCCCGCTTCACCAACAGCACCgacgtcgtcgccgtcgccaaggCCGTCTTCTCCGCGCTCCACGACCCC TGGCACCCGGGCAACTTCTTCATCGGCTGCTCCTTCCTCATATTCATCCTCGCCACGCGATTCAtc GGGAGGAAGTACAAGAAGCTCTTCTGGCTGTCGGCGATCTCGCCGCTGCTCTCGGTCATCCTGTCCACGGCCGCCGTCTACGCCACCAAGGCCGACAAGCACGGCGTCAAGATCATCCGCGAGGTGCACGCCGGCCTCAACCCGAGCTCCGTCAAGCTCATCCAGCTCAACGGCCCCTACACCACCGAGTGCGCCAAGATCGCCATCATCTGCGCCGTCATCGCGCTCACg GAAGCCATTGCCGTCGGAAGATCTTTCGCCACGATCAGAGGGTACAAGCTCGACGGGAACAAGGAGATGATCGCCATGGGGTTCTCCAACGTCGCCGGATCTCTATCCTCGTGCTACGTCGCAACAG GCTCCTTCTCCCGGACCGCCGTCAACTTCAGCGCCGGCGCCAGGTCGACGGTGTCCAACATCGTCATGGCCGCCACGGTGTTCATCGCCCTGGAGTTCTTCATGAAGCTCCTCTACTACACGCCCATGGCGGTGCTGGCCTCCATCATCCTCTCGGCGCTCCCCGGGCTGATCGACATCAGAGAGGCGTGCAACATATGGAGGGTCGACAAGATGGACTTCCTCACATGCCTCGGCGCGTTCCTCGGCGTGCTCTTCGGGTCCGTGGAGATCGGCCTCGGAGTCGCG CTTGCCATATCGTTTGCGAAGATCATCATCCAGTCACTCCGGCCTCAGGTGGAGGTTCTGGGCAGGCTGCAAGGAACAAACACCTTCTGCAGCGTCAGGCAGTACCCCGTGGCGTGCCGGACACCGGCCGTGCAGGTCATACGCATCGATACGTCCTTCCTCTGCTTCATCAATGCGACTTTCATCAAAGAGAG GATCATGGAATGGGTAAGGGCAGAAGTGGACACATCCAATGAGAAGGTCAGGGAGAGGGTGCACTCAGTTGTCCTTGACATGTCAA ATGTGGTGAACATTGACACTTCTGGACTTGTGGGACTGGAGGAAACTCACAAGGAGCTAGAGTCTCTGGGCATACAG ATGGCTATTGCCAGTCCAGGATGGCAGGCAATTCAGAAGATGAAGCTGGCACACGTTGTTGACAGGATAGGAGAAGACTGGATTTTCCTGACAGTAGGTGAAGCAGTGGAAGGGTGTCTAACTGCACACAAGGGCAGTGCTATGGAGTGTTGA